From the Streptococcus sanguinis genome, the window TGGATAAGGATGCACTGCTCCACCGCATCGCTAATGGCATAATTAGCTCGCAGATCTTCCTCAAAATGCTTGAGCTCAATTTGAGTCGGCAAATGCAAATGCCACAACAGATAAATCACCTCTTCAAAACTTGCGTGGTGCTCTACCAATTCAGAAATATTGTAGCCTGCATAAGACAAGGAATCATCCACAATCTGGCTAATCCGAGTATCACAGGCAATGGTATCTTTCAAACCGTCCGTCTGACTCATGCTCACACCTCCTCTAATTTCTTTCTAACGACCATGGGTAAAATCCCCCCATTTTCATAGTAACGAATATCCGCCTCTGCATCAAAACGCAGTCGAGCTTGAAAAGCTATTTCTTCAGTACCCTTACGAGCCACCACGTCAACCAGCTGGCCAACTTGCGGGTTCTGTGGCAGATTGATGTCGAAAGTCTCCTTGCCTGTTAAGCCCAGACTAGCCGCATTTTCACCCTCTAGATACTGCAAAGGAAGAATCCCCATCATGACCAGATTGGACCGGTGGATACGCTCAAAACTCTCTGCCAGCACCACCTTGACGCCCAAAAGATTTGCTCCCTTAGCTGCCCAATCACGACTGGAACCCATACCGTAGTCTTTACCAGCTAGAACTATGGTATCAATTTGTTCTTCCTTGTAGCGCATGGCCGCTTCATAAATGGATAGCAACTCTCCTTTATAATCTGTGTAACCACCAATTTTCCCATTCGCCAATTCATTTTTAATCCGAATATTGGCAAAAGTCCCCCGCATCATGACCTCATGATTACCCCGACGGCTCCCATAGGAATTAAAGTCTTGGTAATCCACTCCGTGCTCCAGTAAATAGGAAGCAGCTGGGCTGTTTCTGGCAATATTTCCTGCTGGGGAGATATGGTCTGTCGTCACCGTATCCCCAAATTTTGCCAGCACTGCAAGATTTTTCAGCGGCTGAATGGCTAAATCATCAGCTAAGCCATCAAAGTAAGGTGGATTTTGAATATAGGTAGAAGCCTGATTCCACTGATAATTTTGAGAAGAGGCTGTCGGAATCTGATTCCATTTTTCATTGTCGTCAAACACATGGGCATATTCTTTTTCAAAAAGCTGTCGCGTCACATATTTTTGAACATAATCAGCAACCAAGTCATGCTCCGGCATCAAATCCATTAAATAGACTGGCTGCCCTTTTTGATCATAACCCAACGGCTCACTAGTCAGATCAATATTGGTATTTCCAGCCAGAGCATAGGCAACTACCAAGGGCGGACTAGCTAGGAAATTGGCCTTGACCAATGGATTGATCCGTCCTTCAAAATTCCGATTTCCTGAAAGAACAGCACTAGCCAGCAAGTCAGTATCCATAATCACTTGAGCCACTTCCGGTCGGAGATTTCCTGAATTTCCAATACAAGTAGTGCAGCCATAGCCGACAACATTGAAACCAAGCTGATCCAGATAAGTTTGCAGACCACTCTTCTTGAGATAACCTGTGACCACCTTGCTGCCCGGAGCTAATGAAGTCTTGACAGTCTTTGAAACGCGTAAGCCTTTTTCTACTGCGTTCTTGGCTAAAAGTCCTGCCGCCATCAAGACATAGGGATTAGATGTATTGGTACAGCTAGTAATGGCAGCGATGGCCACATGGCCTGTCTTAATCGTCTCCTCATAATCAGAAAATTGAACCACTGCTGACTTTTCCAGCTCGCTCTCATCTAGACCAAAGCCTCGGACCCCCGCTTCTCTGACTAAACTAGCTTGAAACTCCTCTTTAGCAGTTGTTAATTCAATCAAATCCTGGGGTCGCTTGGGTCCTGAGATACTCGGCACAATACTGGACAAATCAATTTCGACTACCTTGGTATAGTTCGGCTCAACCTTTTCATCATAGAAGAGGTGATTTTTTTGAGCATAGAGGCGGGTCAGCTCGATATGATCTTCTGACCGATTGGTCAGACGCATGTAATTGAGCGTTTCCTCATCTATCGGAAAATAACCACAGGTAGCTCCGTATTCCGGCGCCATATTAGCCACTGTTGCCCGGTCAGCCAGACTTAGATTAGACAAACCAGACCCAAAGAACTCGACAAATTTACCAACAACATTTTCCTGCCGCAAGATTTGCGTGACCTTTAAAGCCAAATCTGTCGCTGTCGCAATCTTAGGCAGCTTCCCCAAGAGACGAACACCAATCACCTCAGGAACTGGGAAATAAGAAGCCTCACCTAACATAGCGGCCTCGGCCTCAATCCCACCGACTCCCCAGCCCAGAACACCGATACCATTAATCATAGTCGTATGACTGTCCGTCCCAAACATGCTGTCCGGATAGAGTTGGCCATCCTTTTCAATGATGACATCACTGAGAAACTCGATATTGACCTGATGTATAATCCCAGTAGCAGGGGGAACCGCACGGTAATTATCAAATGATTTTTCTGCCCACTTGAGAAATTCGTAGCGCTCATTGTTGCGGATAAACTCTTGGGTCATATTGGCCTCTAGAGCTGTATCACAGCCATAAAAATCCACTTGAACACTGTGGTCAATAACTAAATCAACCGGAATCTCTGGATTAATCTGATCGGCCTGACCTCCCTGCCAGACAATAGCATCGCGCATACTAGCCAAATCCACCACGACAGAAACACCTGTAAAATCCTGGAGAATGACTCGACTAGGCTTAAAAGGGACTTCTCCTCTTGGTGATTTAGCTCGATAATGCATCAAAGAGGTAATGTTATCTTTTGTTACATCAATCCCGTCTTCCTTACGAAGAACACTTTCTAATAATATTCGTATAGAATAAGGAAGCCCTTCTATATCCCCTCCTAGTAGAGCTGAGGCTTTCCCAAGGTCTGTGTATTGGTATATTTTACCTTTGTAATTTAAATCGTTTAGGTATTCTGCCATATTTCTACCCCTCACTTATTTTAAATTGTTTTATATTATACTTTATTATGAAATTTTATGCAATAAAAATTATAATTTTTATGTTATATTTTCTAACACAAAATAACAGTTTTTTAAATATAGACCAACTGTACCAATCATTTTCTTTCCTAAGTAAGAAAAAAAACAAGCACCATTCTCAGTGCTTGTTATAGGGAAAATAATTTCAAATATTTACTTCTTATTGGCTAACCATTTAAGAAGCTTGGTTAGAAGTCCCCAGATGATTAGACTAATGACAACAATATAAATCCAGGCGTTTTTATCATTAGACAAGGGCAGAGGAACATTCATACCAAAGAAACCCGTGATAACTGCGAGTACTGCCAAAAGGACCGAAATAATGGTCAAGACCGTCAAATTGTCATTCAGATTGTTGTTCAGGATGTTATTGTAGGAGCCAGAGAGCTGGCTGAGAACTTGAGCAATCAGATCAGTCATCGAAACGAGCTGACGAGCCTCAATCATAGCATCCTCAAACTGCTCGGTTTCTAATTCATCAAAACGGCGATAAATGCCATGAC encodes:
- the acnA gene encoding aconitate hydratase AcnA, giving the protein MAEYLNDLNYKGKIYQYTDLGKASALLGGDIEGLPYSIRILLESVLRKEDGIDVTKDNITSLMHYRAKSPRGEVPFKPSRVILQDFTGVSVVVDLASMRDAIVWQGGQADQINPEIPVDLVIDHSVQVDFYGCDTALEANMTQEFIRNNERYEFLKWAEKSFDNYRAVPPATGIIHQVNIEFLSDVIIEKDGQLYPDSMFGTDSHTTMINGIGVLGWGVGGIEAEAAMLGEASYFPVPEVIGVRLLGKLPKIATATDLALKVTQILRQENVVGKFVEFFGSGLSNLSLADRATVANMAPEYGATCGYFPIDEETLNYMRLTNRSEDHIELTRLYAQKNHLFYDEKVEPNYTKVVEIDLSSIVPSISGPKRPQDLIELTTAKEEFQASLVREAGVRGFGLDESELEKSAVVQFSDYEETIKTGHVAIAAITSCTNTSNPYVLMAAGLLAKNAVEKGLRVSKTVKTSLAPGSKVVTGYLKKSGLQTYLDQLGFNVVGYGCTTCIGNSGNLRPEVAQVIMDTDLLASAVLSGNRNFEGRINPLVKANFLASPPLVVAYALAGNTNIDLTSEPLGYDQKGQPVYLMDLMPEHDLVADYVQKYVTRQLFEKEYAHVFDDNEKWNQIPTASSQNYQWNQASTYIQNPPYFDGLADDLAIQPLKNLAVLAKFGDTVTTDHISPAGNIARNSPAASYLLEHGVDYQDFNSYGSRRGNHEVMMRGTFANIRIKNELANGKIGGYTDYKGELLSIYEAAMRYKEEQIDTIVLAGKDYGMGSSRDWAAKGANLLGVKVVLAESFERIHRSNLVMMGILPLQYLEGENAASLGLTGKETFDINLPQNPQVGQLVDVVARKGTEEIAFQARLRFDAEADIRYYENGGILPMVVRKKLEEV